From the genome of Pieris rapae chromosome 5, ilPieRapa1.1, whole genome shotgun sequence, one region includes:
- the LOC123689210 gene encoding clavesin-1-like gives MAFIDIAFAAEISRFEDPEFEEVARRNCNEDPDKRQSAIEELRSIIYERGLCNPRRMDDAYLLRFLRCRRFIPALAHKLMVRYEDFRRKNAYLYDCSAFGLQKVKNVYGGTLPDSPENGRITLMRFGRWDSEEIPIEDVVRCALIMDEIAAMQPRLQILGVTIIVDLEGLGVRHVSKLTRTVAGQIVALMGVSFPINIHAVHVVNYNWFISTFFSLFKQFIPTAAWARLHFHGYDMASLHKHIDPEYLPPDYGGQCQHVISTEEWLRKIDIFKDDFMVKELRELGFVVESDKCKWFDEW, from the exons ATGGCGTTCATCGACATCGCATTCGCAGCTGAAATCAGCAGGTTTGAAGACCCGGAGTTTGAGGAGGTAGCTCGACGGAACTGCAACGAGGATCCTGACAAAAGACAGTCGGCAATTGAGGAACTAAGGAGTATCATCTATG agCGAGGCTTGTGTAACCCTCGTCGAATGGATGACGCCTACCTTCTTCGCTTCCTTCGTTGTAGGAGATTTATACCGGCGCTTGCGCATAAATtg ATGGTCCGATATGAAGACTTTAGACGTAAAAACGCATACTTGTACGACTGCAGTGCGTTCGGCTTGCAAAAAGTGAAGAATGTGTATGGAGGTACATTACCTGATAGCCCCGAAAATGGCCGCATCACGCTTATGAGGTTCG GGCGCTGGGACAGCGAGGAGATACCAATAGAAGACGTAGTGCGATGTGCACTAATCATGGATGAAATAGCAGCCATGCAGCCTAGGCTACAGATCCTTGGAGTCACTATTATTGTGGACCTGGAGGGTTTAGGGGTTCGGCATGTTAGCAAGCTGACCAGAACAGTTGCTGGACAGATTGTAGCTTTAATGGGG GTTTCCTTCCCAATCAACATCCACGCAGTGCACGTGGTGAACTACAATTGGTTTATCAGCACGTTCTTCAGCCTCTTCAAGCAGTTTATACCAACAGCAGCGTGGGCTCGCCTCCACTTCCACGGCTACGACATGGCCTCCCTCCACAAGCATATAGACCCTGAATACCTTCCACCAGACTATGGTGGCCAGTGCCAGCACGTCATTAGTACTGAGGAGTGGTTGCGCAAgatcgatatatttaaagatgatTTCATGGTGAAAGAACTTAGAGAACTTGGATTTGTGGTTGAAAGTGATAAATGTAAGTGGTTCGATGaatggtaa
- the LOC111003596 gene encoding neuroendocrine convertase 1: MLLECILIKTFISMTASYDWAPGSHNYYGVHNGFNSIKDYIDEWTVEVPGGEEVAQLVALELGYEYDGPVLGFPDLYGFRVHNKNRRAPSEHTGILASDERIRWAEQLFSIKRAKRYPMPVSGEEELVRVKRIDTPTNASERDKRSIRNMFNDELWGYEWYLQDTRTNDILPRLDLNVLPVYTRGFNGQGVRISILDDGIEHNHTDLRDNYDKEISWDCNDHDSDPFPRPDRQNRNSHGTRCAGEIAMTANNEKCGVGVAWGAKVGGIRMLDGRITDRVEGEALGFAWDKVDIYSASWGPNDDGKTVEGPGKLALEAFKRGVERGRAGKGNIYVWANGNGGGHNDNCNCDGYSSSIYTISIGSTSQQGLFPWYGETCSSTLATAYSSGAYKDQKIVTTDTNDSCTLGHTGTSAAAPLAAGIIALALQANPNLTWRDVQHIIVWTSEYAPLSSNVGWQTNGIGLRFDVRFGFGLLNADALVATALNWTTVPKKQIYERTSAHSYGGISSNKPIELLIAVECSVKYLEHVELIINIQYTRRGALEVYLISPMGTNVQLLSPRPKDNSYKGFVNWPLTSVVTWGENPNGVWKVIVHDSTNENNVGNVGPIRLIIHGTEEMPHHMKSGPRKYNHEFAKIFDVIDSNETPGQQKSAEDYGTAYMDEELYRKHHSRYFSN, from the exons ATGCTATTAGAATGCATTCTTATAAAAACGTTCATATCTATGACGGCGAGTTATGACTGGGCACCAGGATCCCATAACTATTATGGCGTGCATAACGGGTTTAATAGTATCAAGGATTACATAGATGAGTGGACGGTGGAGGTTCCCGGTGGCGAAGAAGTAGCACAGCTGGTCGCTCTCGAGTTGGGTTACGAGTACGACGGGCCG GTCCTAGGATTCCCGGACTTGTACGGGTTTAgagtacataataaaaaccgtcGCGCCCCAAGTGAACACACAGGCATACTTGCCAGTGACGAAAGG atacgATGGGCAGAGCAGCTTTTTAGTATAAAACGCGCTAAACGTTACCCTATGCCTGTCTCAGGAGAGGAAGAACTTGTAAGAGTAAAAAGGATAGATACACCAACCAATGCAAGTGAACGAGATAAACGTAGTATCAGAAATATGTTCAATGATGAACTCTGGGGATACGAATGGTATTTA caAGATACGCGAACAAACGATATTCTCCCTCGTTTGGATCTCAATGTGCTGCCGGTGTATACAAGAGGATTCAACGGGCAAGGAGTACGCATCTCCATACTTGACGATGGAATTGAGCACAACCACACCGACCTTAGGGATAATTac GATAAAGAGATTAGCTGGGACTGCAATGATCACGACTCCGATCCATTTCCAAGACCGGACCGGCAAAATCGGAACTCGCATGGAACCAGATGTGCTGGAGAA atcGCAATGACAGCTAACAACGAAAAATGTGGCGTAGGCGTGGCTTGGGGAGCAAAAGTAGGTGGAATCAGAATGCTCGATGGACGAATAACTGACCGTGTTGAAGGAGAGGCCTTGG GATTTGCTTGGGATAAAGTTGATATCTATAGTGCTTCATGGGGTCCCAATGACGACGGTAAGACCGTTGAGGGACCCGGCAAACTTGCCCTTGAAGCTTTTAAAAGAGGCGTTGAGCGCGGGCGGGCAGgaaaaggaaatatttatgtatgggCTAATGGAAATGGCGGTGGACACAACGACAATTGCAATTGTGACGG ttattcttCAAGCATCTACACGATATCAATAGGCAGTACCTCCCAACAGGGATTATTTCCGTGGTATGGCGAGACGTGCTCATCAACTCTTGCTACTGCATACTCTTCTGGTGCCTATAAAGATCAGAAAATT GTAACAACAGATACGAACGATTCATGCACACTTGGTCATACCGGCACTTCGGCCGCTGCTCCACTAGCAGCTGGAATTATAGCTTTGGCACTGCAAGCTAA tccaAATTTAACGTGGCGGGATGTTCAACATATAATCGTCTGGACGTCTGAATATGCTCCATTATCATCGAATGTTGGATGGCAAACAAATGG AATTGGATTACGTTTTGATGTTCGTTTTGGGTTTGGTCTTCTAAATGCGGACGCACTTGTAGCAACAGCTTTGAACTGGACGACAGTGCCAAAAAAGCAAATTTATGAACGAACTTCTGC acACTCATATGGTGGAATATCATCTAATAAACCTATAGAATTATTGATAGCCGTGGAATGTAGCGTGAAATATTTGGAACATGTTGAGTTGATTATTAACATTCAATACACTAGACGGGGGGCTTTAGAAGTGTATTTAATTTCTCCAATGG GTACCAACGTGCAATTACTAAGCCCGCGACCTAAGGACAACTCTTATAAAGGATTTGTGAATTGGCCCCTGACCTCTGTTGTAACATGGGGTGAAAATCCAAATGGGGTCTGGAAGGTGATCGTACACGATTCG acaaatgaaaataacGTGGGTAATGTCGGACCCATTCGCCTCATCATACACGGCACCGAGGAGATGCCCCATCATATGAAAAGCGGACCAAGAAAATACAACCATGAATTCGCTAAAATATTTGACGTAATCGATTCCAACGAAACACCAGGGCAACAGAAGTCTGCAGAAGACTACGGAACCGCTTATATGGACGAGGAACTGTATAGAAAGCATCATAGTCGATATTTCTCTAACTAG